In Capsicum annuum cultivar UCD-10X-F1 chromosome 7, UCD10Xv1.1, whole genome shotgun sequence, one genomic interval encodes:
- the LOC107876637 gene encoding uncharacterized protein LOC107876637: MADKKSSRNPNLINGIGKFSNSKMYHKKGLWAIKKKNSGKFPTHPKSTAAIALHSIIVVKPPKFYPADDMEKPLINKYKPKPTKLRANITPGTILIILAGRFKGKRVVFLKQLMCSGLLLISGSFKADGVPLRRVNQAYVIATSMKVNVSGVKIDKIQRKFMLSLIFVVHFKKNLEFKETLENDVAETWHMWQLMWQLTWEKLEPYLKAKEHLELVLRERDEKSGEVSAACKSLEKERKKVKKLKARRDAAKQEAAEMKSKVSTAEEEFSKCSDVSLAMEKASKVVENKKQFLEAALQDLVNYKLYLD; the protein is encoded by the exons ATGGCCGACAAGAAATCCTCCCGTAACCCTAACCTAATCAATGGAATCGGCAAATTCTCCAATTCCAAAATGTACCACAAAAAGGGCCTTTGGGCTATCAAGAAGAAAAACAGCGGCAAATTCCCCACCCACCCAAAATCCACCGCTGCCATTGCTCTTCACTCAATCATCGTCGTCAAACCACCAAAATTCTACCCAGCTGATGACATGGAAAAACCCCTCATCAACAAATACAAACCAAAACCCACAAAATTGAGAGCCAATATTACACCTGGTACTATTTTGATTATTCTAGCTGGGAGATTTAAGGGGAAAAGAGTTGTGTTCTTGAAACAACTTATGTGTTCTGGACTGTTACTTATTAGTGGGTCGTTTAAGGCTGATGGGGTTCCATTAAGGAGAGTTAATCAAGCTTATGTTATTGCTACTTCAATGAAAGTCAATGTTAGTGGAGTTAAGATTGACAAGATTCAACGAAAGTTTATGTTATCCCTtatctttgttgtg cattttaaaaaaaacttgGAATTTAAGGAAACACTTGAAAATGACGTGGCAGAGACGTGGCACATGTGGCAACTTATGTGGCAGCTGACATGGGAGA AGTTGGAgccatatttgaaagccaaagaGCATCTTGAGCTTGTATTGCGAGAGAGGGATGAGAAATCTGGAGAAGTTTCTGCCGCCTGCAAATCTCTTGAGAAGGAGAGAAAGAAGGTGAAAAAGTTAAAAGCTCGTCGAGATGCTGCCAAACAAGAAGCTGCAGAGATGAAATCCAAAGTATCAACTGCTGAAGAAGAGTTTTCCAAGTGTTCTGATGTCTCCCTTGCAATGGAAAAAGCCTCAAAGGTCGTGGAGAATAAGAAGCAATTCTTAGAGGCTGCTTTACAAGATTTAGTCAATTATAAGCTATACTTAGATTAG